In uncultured Draconibacterium sp., one genomic interval encodes:
- a CDS encoding glycoside hydrolase family 97 protein yields MQTLLKSTGLIVILLTILGVSAYSKTVSVKSPNGETECVLNVGEKLTYSVLYRGEKVILDGNMGLKIKSGPVLGLNLEVVESAVQEVNETWKPVYNPNETILNHYNELTVDFEELKFPGRKFQVIVRAYNDGVAFRYMVPQGSDRQKCNLENELTTFNFESDVTCWAANYKGFKSHQEGHFNKQPLSGLSPQGYYGLPLTLKVSENCYAAITEAHLDKWAGMYLRTSQHPKELRTVLSNIKNNGVEDRFICTLELPHKSPWRVIMLGEKPGDLIESEMVSNLNPPCKIEETSWIKPGICTWDSWWSRNVNMENDEIKKFIDLAAENEYPYMLIDWQWYGEYNKPEADVTTLAEQLDMPMLISYAKQKNVKLWLWLYWTDVNRNMEEAFNLYESWGIAGVKIDFMALDGYEMVEWYHNTVKLAAQHHLMVNFHGAYKPTGIRRTWPNLMTREGVLGNEYNKFTYNVTPEHNVTLPFTRMLAGPMDYTPGGFVNALKGEFKPQKNTMVMGTRCHELAKFVVFDSPVTTLCDHPENYKNQPGMDFLQKVKAVWDETKVLQGAIGEYIVMARKSGNKWFIAGMTNSDARLLEVDLDFLPDDSYTIDLYKDGEATKLNATKLEKMKLKLHRAEKLKIECAPGGGFVGIISK; encoded by the coding sequence ATGCAAACATTGCTTAAATCAACTGGCCTGATTGTTATTTTGCTCACCATTTTGGGTGTGAGCGCTTATTCAAAAACGGTTTCTGTAAAATCGCCCAACGGAGAAACTGAATGTGTTTTAAACGTTGGTGAAAAGTTAACCTATTCCGTTTTATACAGAGGAGAAAAGGTTATTCTGGATGGAAATATGGGATTGAAGATAAAAAGTGGCCCTGTTTTGGGTTTAAATCTCGAAGTTGTCGAAAGTGCAGTTCAGGAGGTTAACGAAACCTGGAAACCTGTTTATAACCCGAACGAAACTATTTTGAACCACTACAACGAATTAACGGTAGATTTTGAAGAATTAAAATTTCCAGGCCGAAAATTTCAGGTTATTGTAAGGGCTTACAACGATGGAGTTGCTTTTCGATATATGGTTCCGCAAGGTTCCGACCGTCAAAAATGCAACCTTGAAAATGAACTAACTACGTTTAATTTTGAAAGCGATGTTACTTGTTGGGCTGCCAATTACAAGGGTTTTAAATCTCACCAGGAAGGACATTTTAATAAACAGCCATTAAGCGGATTATCACCACAAGGATATTACGGCCTGCCATTAACCCTGAAAGTTTCAGAAAATTGTTATGCTGCAATTACAGAGGCTCACCTGGATAAGTGGGCCGGAATGTATTTACGAACCTCTCAGCATCCAAAAGAGCTGAGAACTGTCCTGTCTAATATAAAAAATAATGGAGTGGAAGATAGGTTTATATGTACATTGGAATTACCACACAAATCACCATGGAGAGTGATAATGCTCGGCGAAAAGCCCGGAGATTTGATAGAATCAGAAATGGTGTCGAACCTTAATCCGCCCTGCAAAATAGAAGAAACGTCGTGGATTAAACCTGGTATTTGCACCTGGGACAGCTGGTGGAGCCGCAATGTTAATATGGAGAACGACGAAATAAAGAAATTTATCGACCTGGCAGCCGAGAATGAATACCCTTACATGCTCATTGACTGGCAGTGGTATGGCGAGTATAACAAACCCGAAGCCGATGTTACAACGTTAGCAGAGCAATTGGATATGCCAATGCTTATTAGTTACGCTAAACAAAAAAACGTAAAACTTTGGTTGTGGTTGTATTGGACAGATGTGAACCGTAACATGGAAGAAGCCTTTAACCTTTATGAAAGCTGGGGAATAGCTGGTGTAAAAATCGATTTTATGGCACTGGATGGATATGAAATGGTAGAGTGGTATCACAATACCGTTAAACTGGCAGCCCAACACCATTTAATGGTAAATTTTCATGGAGCGTATAAACCAACAGGAATAAGGCGTACATGGCCTAACCTGATGACTCGTGAAGGCGTATTGGGCAACGAGTACAATAAATTCACTTACAATGTTACACCGGAACACAATGTAACTTTGCCATTTACCCGAATGTTGGCCGGACCGATGGATTACACTCCCGGAGGATTTGTTAACGCGTTAAAAGGCGAATTTAAGCCACAAAAAAATACAATGGTTATGGGAACCCGCTGTCACGAACTGGCAAAATTTGTAGTGTTCGACAGTCCGGTTACTACGTTGTGCGACCACCCTGAAAACTATAAAAACCAACCGGGTATGGACTTTTTACAGAAGGTAAAAGCTGTTTGGGATGAGACAAAAGTGTTGCAAGGCGCGATAGGTGAATATATTGTAATGGCGCGAAAAAGCGGCAACAAATGGTTTATTGCAGGAATGACCAACAGCGATGCCCGCTTGTTGGAAGTAGATTTGGATTTTCTCCCCGATGATTCGTATACCATTGATTTGTATAAAGACGGGGAAGCAACAAAACTTAATGCAACGAAACTTGAAAAAATGAAGTTGAAATTGCACCGGGCAGAAAAACTTAAAATCGAGTGTGCCCCCGGTGGCGGTTTTGTGGGTATTATTTCAAAATAA
- a CDS encoding glycosyl hydrolase: MMKRHRRLIVVTLFIALLSQACSEKTKVEQSQFDSVVAGFQTSSDNNTVWCYWYWINDDISKEGITKDLEAMKEAGIGAALIGNINPEGVDGKVPLFSDEWWECMVHAVTEGHRIGVDIGVFNCPGWSQSGGPWVKSQMAMRYLTFSETKITGPGKTKVQLVQPAEEFQDTHTLAFKLADSETAEMADLVNKIVARPALSEIPNIIDGSLQTSVEMNVKEMPEVEFEINFKKKITARQFTITPSDRVKCMCKLFAEVKGKTALISTFKFDRSNLAEKVGPIVLGKLAISLPDIVSDKFILKCSDFDGRQATVGFSEINISETPVIDHYIEKQLGKMYPTPTPDWYSYQWAAQDEIENNKLAINEVLDISENVDDEGRLDWDVPEGNWTVMRIGMAPTGAKNHPTAPQGLGYEVDKMSSALVQVHFDNFIGELLKRIPEESKPAFKYVIADSYEMGSQNWTDGFGAKFYEKYGYDPVKYLPVLSGRVVGSVDESERFLWDLRRAVADDVAYEYVGGLKKASNTHNLQIWLENYGHWGFPSEFMMYGGQSDLISGEFWNEGALGNIECKASSSTSHAYGKGRTSAEAFTAANKAYLRHPAELKKRGDWSFTEGINHFILHLYIHQPDDSRKPGMNAWFSTEFNRHNTWFGQANYYFDYLRRNQHLLQQGKYVADVCYFIGENAPVMTGVRTPEIPDGYSYDYINAEVILNRLSVKDGKFVLPDGMCYNVMVLPPLKTMRPEVLAKIQELVAEGGVVLGPKPEKSPSLQNYPGCDKELNGLAAKLWASYYTAGKMQNNYGQGKVFDGYSLEQVFKIVGIEKDVDCTDASVLWTHRTMPGMEIYFITNQSDDEVEINPSFRTEGLKPQLWDAMTGEIRQLQEYSVKNGRTRVPLKLEGKRSWYVVFTNAGNSVIQPAKQTNFSEAEVLATIDGPFDVDFLNKKIGPKEKQTFEVLKDWSVSEKEEIKYYSGRAVYETNFTINELPEGKDLFINLGEVAVMAELKINGKLAGGVWIHPYRLNISEFVKQGENKLEIEVVNLWRNRMIRDKGLSPDERYTWNVIDDIKVDEKPHSSGLLGPVQIECL; encoded by the coding sequence ATGATGAAACGACACCGAAGACTAATAGTGGTAACGTTGTTTATAGCGTTACTAAGCCAGGCTTGTTCCGAAAAAACAAAAGTTGAACAGTCGCAATTTGATTCTGTTGTTGCCGGCTTTCAAACATCTTCTGATAACAATACCGTTTGGTGCTATTGGTATTGGATAAACGATGATATCTCGAAAGAAGGCATTACCAAAGATTTGGAAGCAATGAAAGAGGCCGGTATTGGGGCAGCGTTAATTGGCAATATCAATCCTGAAGGGGTTGACGGGAAAGTTCCTTTGTTTTCCGACGAATGGTGGGAATGTATGGTACATGCGGTAACCGAAGGCCATCGAATTGGCGTTGATATAGGTGTATTTAACTGTCCCGGCTGGAGCCAGTCGGGTGGCCCGTGGGTAAAATCTCAAATGGCAATGCGATATTTAACCTTTAGCGAAACAAAAATTACCGGCCCCGGTAAAACAAAGGTTCAATTGGTTCAACCCGCCGAAGAATTTCAGGATACACATACGCTGGCATTTAAACTTGCTGATAGCGAAACTGCTGAAATGGCTGATTTGGTGAATAAAATTGTTGCCCGTCCTGCCTTGAGTGAAATACCAAATATTATTGATGGCAGTCTTCAAACATCGGTTGAAATGAATGTGAAAGAGATGCCGGAAGTAGAATTTGAAATTAATTTTAAAAAGAAAATAACCGCCCGGCAGTTTACAATTACTCCTTCTGATAGGGTAAAATGTATGTGCAAGTTATTTGCCGAAGTAAAAGGGAAGACAGCGTTGATAAGCACTTTTAAATTTGATAGAAGTAATTTGGCTGAAAAAGTGGGGCCCATAGTTCTTGGTAAACTGGCCATTTCATTGCCGGATATTGTTTCAGATAAGTTCATTTTAAAATGTTCTGATTTTGATGGACGCCAGGCCACTGTTGGTTTTTCTGAGATAAATATTTCGGAAACTCCTGTAATCGACCATTATATCGAGAAACAACTGGGGAAAATGTATCCAACCCCAACGCCCGACTGGTACAGCTACCAATGGGCTGCCCAGGATGAAATTGAAAACAATAAATTGGCGATAAATGAAGTTTTGGATATTTCTGAAAATGTTGATGACGAGGGAAGGCTTGATTGGGATGTTCCTGAAGGAAACTGGACTGTAATGCGCATTGGAATGGCTCCTACAGGTGCAAAAAACCATCCAACAGCTCCGCAGGGATTGGGTTACGAGGTAGATAAAATGAGTAGTGCGTTGGTGCAGGTTCATTTCGATAATTTTATTGGCGAATTGCTAAAACGTATTCCCGAAGAAAGCAAACCTGCATTTAAATATGTAATTGCCGACAGTTATGAAATGGGGTCTCAAAACTGGACCGATGGTTTTGGTGCTAAATTTTATGAAAAATATGGGTACGATCCCGTGAAATACTTACCCGTGCTTTCCGGACGCGTTGTGGGCAGCGTTGACGAGTCGGAACGCTTTCTGTGGGATTTACGCCGTGCGGTAGCCGATGATGTGGCCTATGAATACGTTGGAGGATTAAAAAAGGCAAGTAATACACATAACCTGCAAATCTGGCTCGAAAATTACGGACACTGGGGTTTTCCTTCCGAATTTATGATGTATGGAGGGCAATCGGATTTAATATCGGGTGAATTCTGGAATGAAGGCGCACTCGGAAATATCGAATGTAAAGCTTCTTCTTCAACGTCGCATGCTTACGGAAAAGGAAGAACTTCGGCCGAGGCATTTACTGCAGCAAACAAGGCTTATTTACGCCATCCGGCAGAGCTTAAAAAGCGCGGCGACTGGTCGTTTACCGAGGGGATTAACCATTTTATTCTGCACCTGTATATTCACCAGCCCGATGATAGCCGGAAACCCGGGATGAATGCTTGGTTTAGTACCGAGTTTAACCGGCATAATACCTGGTTTGGTCAGGCAAATTATTACTTCGATTATTTGCGCCGTAACCAGCATTTGTTGCAACAGGGAAAATACGTTGCCGATGTATGCTATTTTATTGGTGAAAATGCACCGGTAATGACTGGCGTTCGCACACCTGAAATTCCCGATGGCTATTCTTACGATTATATTAATGCCGAGGTAATTTTAAACCGCTTGTCGGTTAAAGATGGAAAATTTGTGTTGCCCGACGGAATGTGCTATAATGTAATGGTGCTTCCTCCGCTGAAAACTATGCGTCCGGAGGTGCTTGCAAAAATACAAGAATTGGTTGCCGAAGGAGGTGTTGTACTTGGCCCGAAACCTGAGAAATCGCCCAGTTTACAGAATTATCCCGGGTGCGACAAGGAGCTTAACGGGCTGGCGGCCAAATTGTGGGCAAGCTACTATACTGCAGGAAAGATGCAAAATAACTATGGGCAAGGAAAAGTATTTGATGGCTACTCGCTGGAACAGGTATTTAAAATTGTCGGAATTGAAAAAGACGTAGATTGTACTGATGCATCTGTTCTTTGGACGCACAGAACCATGCCGGGAATGGAGATTTATTTCATCACGAACCAAAGCGACGATGAAGTTGAAATTAATCCATCGTTTCGCACAGAAGGATTAAAGCCCCAGTTGTGGGATGCAATGACCGGAGAAATCCGTCAACTGCAGGAATATTCGGTAAAAAATGGAAGAACCCGCGTTCCTTTAAAACTTGAGGGAAAAAGAAGCTGGTACGTGGTCTTTACCAATGCTGGCAATTCGGTAATTCAGCCGGCAAAGCAAACTAATTTCTCAGAAGCCGAAGTGCTTGCAACTATTGACGGTCCGTTTGATGTCGATTTTTTGAATAAAAAGATTGGTCCAAAAGAGAAGCAAACATTTGAGGTGCTAAAAGATTGGTCGGTTTCGGAAAAAGAAGAGATTAAATATTACTCGGGGCGTGCAGTTTACGAAACAAATTTCACGATTAATGAACTGCCCGAAGGGAAAGACCTGTTCATTAACCTTGGAGAAGTGGCTGTTATGGCAGAGCTTAAAATAAATGGGAAGCTGGCCGGGGGAGTTTGGATTCATCCTTATCGGTTGAATATTTCTGAGTTTGTAAAACAAGGAGAGAATAAACTTGAAATTGAGGTGGTTAACCTCTGGCGCAACAGAATGATACGCGATAAAGGCCTTTCGCCTGACGAAAGGTATACATGGAACGTTATTGACGATATTAAAGTTGACGAAAAACCCCATTCTTCAGGTCTTTTAGGGCCTGTACAAATCGAATGTTTATAG